In one window of Eleutherodactylus coqui strain aEleCoq1 chromosome 10, aEleCoq1.hap1, whole genome shotgun sequence DNA:
- the SLC31A1 gene encoding high affinity copper uptake protein 1 → MSHDHHAMPTSDSHAGHHQPTTAGHHHNGGGGGGMHMMPMVFYFGYENVELLFSGLLINSPGEMAGAFVAVFLLAMLYEGLKIARESLLRKSQVSIRYNSMPVPGPNGTTLMETHKTVGQQMVSLPHVFQTFLHIVQVVVSYFLMLIFMSYNAYLCIAVAAGAGTGYFLFSWKKAVVVDITEHCH, encoded by the exons ATGTCCCACGACCACCATGCCATGCCCACGTCTGATTCCCACGCTGGTCACCACCAACCCACCACTGCTGGGCACCACCAtaatggaggaggtgggggaggtaTGCACATGATG CCCATGGTCTTTTACTTTGGATATGAGAATGTGGAGCTTCTGTTCTCGGGGCTGTTGATCAATTCGCCTGGAG AAATGGCCGGTGCCTTTGTGGCCGTGTTTCTGCTGGCGATGTTGTATGAGGGGCTGAAGATCGCACGAGAATCCCTCCTCAGGAAGTCCCAAGTCAGTATCCGTTATAACTCCATGCCAGTACCAGGACCCAACGGCACCACCTTGATGGAGACTCACAAGACTGTGGG GCAGCAGATGGTGAGCCTCCCCCACGTCTTCCAGACTTTTCTTCATATCGTCCAAGTAGTGGTCAGCTACTTCCTCATGTTAATATTCATGAGCTACAACGCCTACCTGTGCATCGCGGTGGCGGCCGGAGCCGGCACTGGCTACTTCCTTTTTAGCTGGAAGAAAGCGGTGGTGGTGGACATAACCGAACATTGCCATTAA